A genome region from Paenibacillus pabuli includes the following:
- a CDS encoding DUF948 domain-containing protein — MIYQISVALIAVAFAVLVFFLIRTLKSAQGSLDNVSKTLQEVQKTIDELSYEVKQTVRHANDITVDVQHKMKQIDPVMESVQNLGEVLNEVTEAAKQVSTTMIAKFQTKRNHQEKQNKRAEVAKVQTTPATSTDRTLQSYQATYNDAPKGGKNWVKYIDLAANVWQRMRK; from the coding sequence TAGTGTTGCCTTGATTGCGGTGGCGTTTGCTGTGCTGGTTTTCTTTTTGATTCGTACATTGAAATCTGCTCAGGGCTCATTGGACAACGTGTCCAAGACACTCCAGGAAGTTCAGAAAACGATTGATGAACTGAGTTATGAAGTAAAACAGACGGTAAGGCATGCCAATGATATTACAGTTGATGTGCAGCACAAAATGAAACAAATCGATCCTGTAATGGAATCGGTACAGAATTTGGGTGAGGTTTTGAATGAGGTGACCGAGGCTGCCAAACAGGTATCCACTACGATGATCGCTAAATTTCAAACCAAACGTAACCATCAAGAAAAGCAAAACAAACGTGCAGAGGTAGCCAAAGTACAGACAACGCCTGCTACATCTACGGATCGAACCCTGCAAAGTTATCAGGCTACATATAATGATGCACCAAAGGGTGGTAAAAACTGGGTGAAGTACATTGATCTGGCGGCAAATGTTTGGCAACGTATGCGTAAATAA